In the genome of Nocardia sp. NBC_00416, one region contains:
- a CDS encoding L-serine ammonia-lyase, whose translation MTVSVFDLFSIGIGPSSSHTVGPMRAARMFVAELQSSGALPRVRRVRALLCGSLGATGRGHGSEPAVIAGLRGADPETVDPRRPARWYAAVTASGTLDLAGRHPIPFTAADLVLDGAIRLPGHPNAMVLTAEFGDGTQLERTYYSIGGGFVTEAGQSLSVRGDIPVPHPFRTGGELFARATATGLRVSDLALANEQALRPGTDIAAGLDRIWSVMRECVAAGLRTDGSLPGSLAVRRRAPDLRRRLEAVDPPVDPLHQLDWVNAFAMAVNEENAAGGRVVTAPTNGAAGIIPAVLHYYDRFVPDADADGIRRFLLTAAAIGALYKGNASISGAEVGCQGEVGSACSMAAGALCEIRGGTAAQVENAAEIAMEHNLGLTCDPVGGFVQIPCIERNAVAAVKAINAARIALAGDGNHRVSLDTVIKTMRDTGADMQAEYKETSMGGLAVNVVEC comes from the coding sequence GTGACCGTCAGCGTGTTCGACCTGTTCTCGATCGGTATCGGCCCCTCGAGTTCCCACACGGTGGGGCCCATGCGGGCGGCCCGGATGTTCGTCGCCGAACTGCAGAGCTCCGGCGCGCTGCCGCGGGTACGCCGGGTACGTGCTCTGCTGTGCGGCTCACTCGGGGCCACCGGCCGCGGACACGGCTCCGAGCCGGCGGTGATCGCCGGCCTGCGCGGCGCGGACCCGGAAACGGTCGACCCACGCCGGCCGGCCCGGTGGTACGCCGCAGTCACCGCCTCCGGCACCCTCGACCTGGCAGGTCGGCACCCGATCCCGTTCACCGCCGCCGATCTCGTACTCGACGGCGCCATCCGGCTGCCCGGCCATCCCAACGCGATGGTGCTGACCGCCGAGTTCGGCGACGGCACGCAGCTCGAGCGGACCTACTACTCGATCGGCGGCGGGTTCGTCACCGAAGCCGGGCAATCGCTCTCGGTTCGAGGCGACATCCCCGTTCCGCACCCGTTCCGGACCGGTGGTGAACTCTTCGCCCGCGCCACCGCGACCGGGCTGCGCGTCAGCGATCTCGCACTGGCCAACGAACAGGCGCTGCGGCCGGGAACCGATATCGCCGCGGGACTCGACCGGATCTGGTCGGTGATGCGGGAGTGCGTGGCGGCGGGCCTGCGCACCGACGGCTCGCTACCGGGTTCGCTCGCCGTCCGGCGCCGCGCCCCGGATCTGCGGCGCAGGCTCGAGGCGGTGGACCCACCGGTCGATCCGCTGCACCAACTGGACTGGGTGAACGCCTTCGCGATGGCCGTGAACGAGGAGAACGCCGCCGGGGGCCGGGTCGTCACCGCCCCGACCAACGGGGCGGCGGGCATCATCCCCGCCGTACTGCACTACTACGACCGCTTCGTCCCGGACGCCGACGCCGACGGAATCCGGCGCTTCCTGCTCACGGCGGCCGCGATCGGCGCGCTCTACAAGGGCAATGCCTCCATCTCCGGCGCCGAGGTCGGCTGCCAGGGCGAAGTCGGCTCCGCGTGCTCGATGGCGGCGGGCGCGCTGTGCGAAATCCGCGGCGGCACCGCCGCGCAGGTCGAGAACGCCGCGGAGATCGCGATGGAACACAATCTCGGACTCACCTGCGATCCGGTCGGCGGGTTCGTCCAGATCCCGTGCATCGAACGCAACGCGGTCGCGGCCGTGAAAGCGATCAACGCCGCGCGAATCGCCTTGGCCGGTGACGGGAATCATCGGGTCAGCCTGGACACTGTGATCAAGACAATGCGCGATACGGGAGCGGATATGCAGGCCGAGTACAAGGAAACATCGATGGGGGGTCTCGCCGTCAATGTCGTCGAATGCTGA
- a CDS encoding SGNH/GDSL hydrolase family protein, translating to MKVAVSGAAVRREMRAVAPAAAVLLAVVAAVVCLTAFGRTAEQRLWLASWSAAQMAAVDVWEPNWSTTGFADHTVRQTVRPTLGGDRARIALSNLFGKQPLRITAATVAQTARGAAVRPDTVRPVLFDGAPTTVIPPGAESSGDAIDFTVTAREPITVTLYLADATGPATFHDLSNAISYRARGDHHADIDDTAFTESDESWYYLSEIRVSGAAARDGVVTFGDSLTDGAGATTGSDNRYPDVLADRLAAGGDTRAVLNAGIAGNRIVSESDYVGQRAATRFRRDVLDKEGAGTVILLSGINDIGASRLDSPWLRPNPDVTPEQLIAEYRQLIDLARDDGLRIIAGTLLPYQGATYYSEHGEAVRDRVNFWIRESGEFDTVIDFDRLLAAGSDPDVLSPRYDSGDHLHPNPAGYAAMADAAAAALDAADRNG from the coding sequence ATGAAGGTCGCGGTGTCGGGTGCCGCCGTCCGGCGCGAGATGCGAGCGGTGGCTCCGGCGGCGGCGGTACTGCTGGCCGTGGTGGCGGCGGTGGTGTGCCTGACCGCCTTCGGCCGGACCGCCGAACAGCGGCTGTGGCTCGCCAGCTGGTCGGCCGCGCAGATGGCCGCCGTCGACGTCTGGGAACCCAATTGGTCGACAACCGGTTTCGCCGACCACACGGTGCGGCAGACGGTACGTCCCACCCTCGGCGGCGACCGGGCCCGGATCGCCCTGTCCAACCTGTTCGGGAAACAACCGTTGCGGATCACCGCGGCCACCGTCGCGCAGACCGCGCGCGGTGCGGCCGTGCGGCCGGATACGGTGCGGCCGGTGTTGTTCGACGGAGCGCCCACCACGGTCATACCGCCCGGCGCGGAGTCGAGCGGCGACGCGATCGATTTCACGGTGACAGCCCGCGAACCGATCACCGTGACCCTCTACCTCGCCGACGCGACGGGCCCGGCCACCTTCCACGACCTCAGCAACGCGATCTCCTACCGGGCGCGCGGCGATCATCACGCGGATATCGACGACACGGCCTTCACCGAGTCCGACGAGTCCTGGTACTACCTGTCCGAAATCCGGGTCAGCGGCGCCGCGGCGCGCGACGGGGTGGTGACCTTCGGGGACTCGCTCACCGATGGAGCGGGAGCCACCACGGGTTCGGACAACCGCTATCCCGATGTTCTCGCCGACCGGCTCGCCGCCGGCGGTGACACCCGGGCGGTGCTCAATGCCGGGATCGCCGGCAACCGGATCGTGTCCGAATCCGACTATGTCGGGCAACGCGCCGCCACCCGGTTCCGTCGCGATGTGCTGGACAAGGAAGGCGCCGGCACCGTGATCCTGCTGTCCGGAATCAACGATATCGGTGCGAGCCGCTTGGACAGCCCGTGGTTGCGACCCAACCCCGACGTCACCCCGGAGCAGCTGATCGCCGAATACCGGCAGCTCATCGACCTCGCCCGGGACGACGGGCTGCGAATCATCGCCGGCACACTGCTGCCCTATCAAGGCGCCACCTATTACAGCGAGCACGGCGAGGCGGTGCGCGACCGGGTCAACTTCTGGATACGCGAATCCGGAGAGTTCGACACCGTCATCGACTTCGACCGGCTGCTCGCCGCCGGATCCGATCCCGACGTCCTGTCGCCGCGCTACGACAGCGGCGACCACCTGCATCCCAATCCCGCCGGTTACGCCGCCATGGCCGACGCCGCCGCCGCGGCCCTCGACGCCGCCGATCGAAACGGGTGA
- a CDS encoding NAD-dependent epimerase/dehydratase family protein, whose protein sequence is MMFADEKELERELSRPSEALVAEAAEWQEDVIVLGAGGKIGSGVATMARRALDEAGRKEVRVQAVSRWTDREARDRLESVGVDTVVTDLSDPAAVDGLPDAGNVVFLVGAKFGTSTNSDEAWMTNTVLPAYVARRYARSRISALSTGNVYPLTSPMTGGPVETDETGPVGEYAITCRGREQVFTHGARTRGTRVALVRLNYACEPRYGVVADIARRVQAGEPVDLSIGVVNVVWQRYTNEVVLRALGHADTAPFLLNLTGPETASVRAIATQLGEKLGVTPNFVGTEGETSLLNNAAKCHALFGYPDRTLGQLIQLQADWIGAGGNLWNKPTKFERRDGNF, encoded by the coding sequence TTGATGTTCGCGGATGAGAAGGAGCTCGAGCGGGAGCTCAGCCGGCCGAGCGAGGCGCTCGTCGCCGAGGCCGCCGAATGGCAAGAAGACGTGATAGTCCTGGGTGCCGGTGGAAAGATCGGATCCGGCGTGGCGACGATGGCCCGGCGTGCCCTGGACGAAGCGGGCCGCAAAGAGGTACGGGTGCAGGCGGTCTCGCGCTGGACCGACCGAGAGGCGCGAGACCGTCTCGAATCTGTTGGGGTAGATACGGTCGTGACCGATTTATCTGATCCGGCGGCTGTGGACGGTCTGCCGGACGCGGGGAACGTGGTCTTCCTGGTCGGTGCGAAGTTCGGCACCTCCACCAATTCCGACGAAGCCTGGATGACCAATACGGTGCTGCCGGCCTACGTCGCTCGCCGCTACGCCCGGTCCCGGATCTCGGCGTTGTCCACCGGCAATGTCTACCCGCTGACCTCGCCGATGACGGGCGGGCCGGTGGAGACCGACGAAACCGGTCCGGTCGGGGAGTACGCGATCACGTGCCGGGGGCGCGAACAGGTCTTCACCCACGGCGCGCGGACACGAGGCACCCGGGTCGCACTGGTCCGGCTCAACTACGCGTGCGAACCGCGCTACGGGGTCGTCGCCGATATCGCCCGCCGGGTGCAGGCGGGCGAGCCCGTCGATCTGTCGATCGGGGTGGTGAACGTGGTGTGGCAGCGCTACACCAACGAGGTGGTCCTCCGCGCGCTCGGTCACGCCGACACCGCGCCGTTCCTGCTCAATCTCACCGGCCCGGAGACCGCCTCGGTACGCGCCATCGCCACCCAGCTCGGTGAAAAGCTAGGCGTGACACCGAATTTCGTAGGCACCGAGGGTGAGACCAGCCTGCTCAACAATGCCGCCAAATGCCACGCGCTCTTCGGGTACCCCGATCGCACGCTGGGCCAGTTGATCCAGCTGCAGGCCGACTGGATCGGCGCCGGCGGCAATCTGTGGAACAAACCCACCAAGTTCGAGCGCCGCGACGGGAACTTCTGA
- a CDS encoding dihydrodipicolinate synthase family protein, whose product MPPLLPDAKHTLLHQGTVVPAHPLALDHTRTLDERRQRALTRYYVDAGAGGLAVGVHTTQFEIRRPEIGLLRPVLELAAEEFDARLGDRPFLRIAGVAGPTGQAVAEAELARGLGYDAVLVSPGGLADRDLDYLLDRSAAVGEVLPVIGFYLQEAVGGRYLPREFWRRLADQESTIAVKAAPFDRYRTLELVQGIVDSARGGEVALYTGNDDSIVGDLLTSYDLCGPSGPVTRRFVGGLLGHWAVWTRAAVRLHELVRLAWSGDDDARVRAMSMAAGVTDANSAVFDVRNNFAGVIAGVHEVLRRQGLLEGIWCLDPAEGLSDGQSAELTRICDAYEWLRAEDGFITAGLEGWMS is encoded by the coding sequence ATGCCCCCACTGCTCCCGGACGCCAAACACACGCTGCTGCACCAGGGCACCGTCGTGCCCGCCCACCCCCTCGCCCTCGATCACACCCGGACTCTCGACGAGCGGCGCCAGCGCGCACTCACCCGCTATTACGTCGACGCCGGGGCGGGCGGCCTCGCGGTCGGTGTGCACACCACCCAGTTCGAGATCCGGCGACCCGAAATCGGCCTGCTGCGACCTGTCCTCGAGCTCGCCGCCGAGGAGTTCGACGCGCGCCTCGGCGACCGGCCGTTCCTCCGGATCGCCGGCGTGGCCGGGCCGACGGGACAGGCCGTCGCCGAGGCGGAACTGGCCCGCGGACTGGGCTACGACGCGGTGCTCGTCTCACCCGGCGGTCTCGCCGACCGGGATCTCGACTATCTGCTCGACCGCAGCGCCGCCGTCGGCGAGGTACTGCCCGTGATCGGGTTCTACCTGCAGGAAGCCGTCGGCGGACGCTACCTGCCGCGCGAATTCTGGCGCCGGTTGGCCGACCAGGAATCGACCATCGCGGTGAAGGCGGCGCCGTTCGACCGCTACCGCACGCTGGAGCTGGTACAGGGCATCGTCGACTCCGCCCGCGGCGGTGAGGTCGCGCTCTACACCGGCAACGACGACAGTATCGTCGGTGATCTCCTCACCTCCTACGATCTGTGCGGTCCGTCCGGTCCGGTGACCCGGCGGTTCGTCGGTGGCCTGCTCGGGCACTGGGCGGTGTGGACCAGGGCGGCGGTGCGGCTGCACGAACTCGTCCGCCTGGCCTGGTCGGGCGATGACGATGCGCGCGTGCGCGCGATGTCGATGGCCGCGGGTGTCACCGACGCCAACAGCGCGGTATTCGATGTACGCAACAACTTCGCCGGTGTCATCGCCGGGGTGCACGAGGTGTTGCGCCGCCAGGGACTTCTCGAAGGAATCTGGTGTCTCGATCCGGCCGAAGGTCTGTCGGACGGCCAATCCGCGGAACTGACCAGGATCTGCGACGCGTACGAGTGGCTACGCGCGGAGGACGGTTTCATCACCGCAGGACTCGAAGGATGGATGTCATGA
- a CDS encoding MFS transporter, producing MSSTTVDARTAPPQDGKAARAKKAVFGAWLGFYVDLFDIYLPVIVLAPASVYFQATGASASTIALINGSVFAATLVGRPLGAMLFGHLADKFGRRRITVISVTGFGVTTMAIGLLPGYQQIGILAVILLIALRFIDGVFLGGEYTSATPTALEQSAKQRRGLNGAIISTGFPLAYCSIALITLGLLQVMPAQGLDSAYVQWGWRIPFFIGAVLSVGFAIWYSRNVEDSEEWQQSEKVKTPLLELFKGRSGRDFLQVFVLTTGLWFTSYMLTTVLPGLMKSEAELSPNATTLALVIANAIVVGVYMGSGLLSQRIGRRPMLIAGGLLCMFVAPIPYTLIASGNVRSFGAVLALLISVTVLISVPWGCLTTYLTERFTLGVRASGYGLGYSLGMVIPAFYAYIQSGLSTFMPLPYTAVVLLCVGGLLTLVGAVLSPETRDVDMK from the coding sequence ATGAGCTCGACCACTGTCGACGCGCGCACCGCGCCACCGCAGGACGGCAAGGCCGCGCGCGCGAAAAAAGCGGTCTTCGGGGCCTGGCTGGGTTTCTACGTCGACCTGTTCGATATCTATCTGCCGGTCATCGTGCTCGCACCGGCCTCGGTGTACTTCCAGGCCACCGGCGCGTCGGCGAGCACGATCGCCCTCATCAACGGTTCGGTGTTCGCCGCGACACTGGTCGGCAGACCGCTGGGCGCGATGCTGTTCGGGCATCTGGCCGATAAATTCGGCCGCCGCCGGATCACCGTGATCTCGGTGACCGGATTCGGCGTGACGACCATGGCGATCGGACTGTTGCCCGGCTATCAGCAGATCGGCATTCTGGCCGTGATCCTGCTGATCGCCCTGCGGTTCATCGACGGGGTGTTCCTCGGCGGCGAGTACACCTCCGCGACGCCGACCGCGCTCGAGCAGAGCGCCAAACAACGGCGGGGCCTCAACGGCGCGATCATCTCGACAGGATTCCCCCTTGCGTACTGCTCGATAGCGCTGATCACGCTCGGCCTGCTGCAGGTCATGCCGGCCCAGGGCCTCGACTCCGCCTACGTCCAGTGGGGCTGGCGCATCCCGTTCTTCATCGGCGCGGTGCTCTCGGTCGGCTTCGCGATCTGGTACTCGCGCAATGTCGAGGACAGCGAGGAGTGGCAGCAGTCGGAGAAGGTGAAGACCCCGCTGCTCGAGCTGTTCAAGGGCCGGTCCGGCCGGGATTTCCTGCAGGTCTTCGTCCTCACGACCGGTCTGTGGTTCACCAGTTACATGCTCACCACCGTGCTGCCCGGCCTGATGAAGAGCGAAGCGGAACTGAGCCCGAACGCCACCACACTGGCGCTGGTGATCGCGAACGCCATCGTGGTCGGTGTGTACATGGGCAGCGGTCTGCTGTCACAGCGGATCGGCCGCCGGCCGATGCTCATCGCCGGTGGGTTGCTGTGTATGTTCGTCGCGCCCATCCCGTACACGCTCATCGCCTCCGGGAACGTACGGTCCTTCGGTGCGGTGCTCGCGCTGCTGATCTCGGTTACGGTGCTGATCAGCGTGCCGTGGGGGTGCCTGACGACGTATCTGACCGAACGGTTCACCCTCGGTGTGCGCGCCTCGGGGTACGGACTCGGGTACTCGCTGGGCATGGTGATCCCCGCGTTCTACGCCTACATCCAGAGCGGGTTGTCGACGTTCATGCCGTTGCCGTACACGGCCGTGGTGCTGCTGTGCGTCGGCGGGCTGCTCACACTGGTGGGCGCGGTTCTCAGCCCGGAGACGCGTGACGTCGATATGAAGTGA